CCGCGTGCCGACGGCGATGAGGATGAACTGCCCGCTGACGACGCGCACCTCGTCGCGGTCGCCGGTGATCTCGATGCGGTGCGGATCGAGGAAACGGGCGTGGCCGCGCGCGATGCGCACGCCGTTGCGGCTGAACTGGTGCTCCAGCACCTCGACCTCGTGGTCGAGCGTCTTGGCCATGCGCATCATCAGGTCTTCGGCCGCGATCTCCTGCTTGACGCGATAGTTGCGGCCGTAGAAGCCGCGCTCGCGCCAGCCGGAGAGATTGAGCACCGTCTCGCGCAGCGTCTTCGAGGGGATGGTGCCGGTGTGGACCGAGACGCCGCCGACGCGCCGGCCCTTCTCGACGACGAGCACCGTCTTGCCGACCTTGGCCGCCTGGATCGCCGCGCGCCGGCCGGAGGGCCCGCTGCCGATGACGATCATGTCGAAGTCGTGCACGGCGCGAGCCTCCATGCGCTCGGACGGGTGGGGCACGGCGCCTGTGGTCACGTTCAAGCATCCCGGTCTGACGCGCGCATGAAGCTGCGCGGCGCCTCGCCGAGCGTGCAAGTTCGACGCCAGCGGGCGGCACAGAGGGCCCCGGAGCCCATTAGCTGCCCAGCCCCGCCAGCCCCGCGACCAGGGCGTCGAAGACGGCGCGGCAGCGCGGGCTGGCGCGCAGATCCTCGTGCATGACTATCCACAGGCCGAGGTCGAGCGCGAACTCGTCCGTGAGCACGCGCACGAGATCGGGGTCGCGCCGCGCGAGCGGGACTTGGCAGGCGCCGATGCCGAAGCCGGCGCGGATCGCCTGGAGCTGCACCATGTTGCTGTCGGCGCGCAGCGCGAAGCGGACGCGGCTGAATTCCGGCAGGCGCGCGGCATAGGCGCGGAGCGACGGCGTCTCATGGTCGAAGCCGATGAGGTCGTGGTCGGCGAGATCGGCGAAAGATCGCGGCGTGCCGCGGCGCGCGAGATAGTCGCGATGCGCGAAGAGGCCGAGCGGGATCGGCGCGAGCTTCCTGGCGACGAGCGCGCCCTGCGTCGGCGGGAACATGCGGACGGCGACGTCGGCGTCGCGGCGCATGAGGTCGTCGGCCGCGTCGCTGGCCACGATCTCGAGGACGAGCTTGGGATGCGCGCTGCGCAGCGCGACGAGGAGCGGCGGCAGGTGCTCGATCGCGACGACCTCGCTGGCGCTTATGCGCACCGTGCCCTCGACCGCGCCGGAGCCCGCGCCGGCGGCGCGCAGCAGCGCGGCGGCGCTAGCCTCCAGCGCCTCGGCATGCGGCGCGAGGCTCGTCGCCAGCTCGGTCGCGACAAGGCCGCGCTGCGAGCGCACGAAGAGCGGTGCGCCGAGGTCGGCCTCGAGCGCGTCGAGCTGCCGCCCGACCGTCGGCTGCGCCAGGCCGAGGCGACGCGCGGCGCCCGACAGCGAGCCGTCGCGCAGCACGGCGAGGAAGGTGCGATAGAGGCTCCAGTCCGGCTCCGCCATACGTTTTCGTAGAGCAACTCTCCTCATCCCGCCAATTTCTAATATCGTCGTCGGCGTCCACATTGCCGTCGTGGCAGCGATGGAGTGGCGCGATGAACGAGACACTGGTGATGGGCCTCGGCCCGGTCGGTCGGGCTGTGATGGAGGCGCTGGTGGCGCGAGGCGATCGCTTGCGCGTCGCGCAGCGCAGCCAGCCGAAGGAGCTACCGACCGGCGTCGGCTTCACGCCCTGCGACGTGCTCGACTGCGAGGCCGTGCGCCGCGCGATTGAGGGCGCGAGCCAGCTCGTGCTGGCGATCGGCTTTCCCTACGACGGCAAGCTGTGGCGCACGGCCTGGCCGGCGGCGATGCGCAACGTCGTGGCGGCGGCTGAGGCCGCGGGGACGCGCGTGGTGTTCGTCGACGACATGTACATGCTGGGGCCGCAGGACGCGCCGCTCACCGAGGACATGCCGCTGACGGACCAGGGCGTGAAGCCGGCGGTCCGCGCCGAGGTCACGCGCATCTGGCAGGCCGCAGCGGCCGCGGGCCGGCTCAAGCTCGCCGCGCTGCGCTGCCCGGATTTCTACGGCCCCGGCGTCGGCCTCTCGCACATCGGCGACGCCGGCTTCGGCCGCCTCGCGCAGGGCAAGCCGGCCTTTCTCATCGCGCCGCCCGACATGCCGCACGACTTCGCCTACGTGCCCGACATCGCCCGCGCGGTGCTGTCCCTGCTCGATGCGCCCGACGACGTCTACGGCCAGGCCTGGAACATGCCCTGCGCGCCGACGCGGACGCCGCGCGAGATCCTCGCGCTCGGCGCCGCGGCGCTCGGCGTCGCGCCGAAGGTGCGGGCCTTGCCGCTCGCGGTGCTTCCGCTGCTTGGCCTGGCCGTGCCGATGCTGCGCGAGATCGCCGAGATGCGCTTTCTGTTCGACCGGCCCTACCGCGTCGACGCGCGCAAGTTCGCCGCGCGCTTCTGGTCGGACGTCACGCCGTTTGAGGTCGGCGCGCCCGCGGCGGCGCGGTCGTTTCGCTAGGATGGCCGAGCCGAAAGCGAGTCCCGCAGGACGACTACGTCCTCGAACTTTGTTGCTGAAGTGCTCCAAGCACCAGGCACAATCTTGTCGTACGGCTTTGGAAACGATTTGTGTGAGTCGAAGAAGGAACCGAAGACTTCTTCGACGCCATCTTTCAGGAACGTGATTCTATAACTTGGATATTGTCCCGTTCCTTGCAAGCTGGCACCAAGCCTGAGGAAGGCATTGCCGTACGCAAGCCGACAACTACGCATGTGGACTATCACGCCATCCAAATATGCGTCTGGCTTTTTGATACCACCGACGGCTTCGGCGATCGTAACGTCCGGCTTCATCTCATTGCCTCAGACTTCGTCAGACCGCCTTCCCCAGCCGCCCCGCAAGGTCCTGGATGAACTGCCACGCGGTGCGCCCGGAGCGGCTGGCGCGCGTCGCCGCCCATTCCAGCGCCTCGGCCTGCAGCTTGTCCTTCGGCACGTCGAGCCCGAAATGCTCAGCGTAGCCGAAGACCATCGCCAGGAACTCGTCCTGCGAGGACTTGTGGAACCCGAGCCAGAGGCCGAAGCGGTCGGAGAGCGACACCTTCTCCTCGACCGCCTCGCCGGGGTTGATGGCGGTGGCGCGCTCGTTGTCGACCATGTCGCGGGCCATCAGGTGGCGGCGGTTCGAGGTCGCATAGAAGAGCACGTTGGCCGGGCGCCCCTCGAGGCCGCCCTCGAGCACCGCCTTCAAGGACTTGTAGCTCGTGTCCTCGGCATCGAAGGAGAGATCGTCGCAGAAGACGAGGAAGCGGTACGCCGTCTCGCGGATGAGCGCCATCAGCGCCGGCAGCGTGTCGATGTCCTCACGATGGATCTCGATCAGCTTCAGCGGCGGCCCCCCGGCATTATCAGCGTTCACCTGCGCGTGCGCGGCCTTGACGAGCGACGACTTGCCCATGCCGCGGGCGCCCCAGAGCAGCACGTTGTTGGCGGCGTGGCCCCTGGCGAAGCGCTCGGTGTTGCCGACGAGGATGTCGCGGACATGGTCGATGCCGCGCAGCAGCGCGAGGTCGACGCGGCTGACCTTCGGCACCGGCACGAGCGCGCTGGTCTCGGGACGCCAGACGAAGGCGTCGGCGGCGTCGAGATCGGGCGCCGGCGCCGGCTTCGGCACGAGCGCCTCGAGCGCGTCGGCGATGCGGCGGAGGGCGTCCTCCGACGCGTTGAAGGGAAGAGGCTGGCTGGTCACGCCGGCTCTTTACGCCAACGCGCAAGCCCTTGCCTAGGCCGCAGCCTCGGGGCTGCCGCGCGAGGCGCGCAGCGCCCCCGCCCGCCTTACCAAAGCGTCATTTCCCGCGCGGGCTCCCGCCATTGCTTTCGCCCGGCTCGCCGCTATAACGCCCCATCCCGCCGCGAGGCGGGCTTTCGCAGTTGGGAGCACGGTCATTTTCATCACGCCTGCCTTCGCCCAGGCCGCGGGCGCGCCCGCGGCGACGGACCAGATCTTCCAGCTGCTCATGCCGATCGTCCTGATCGGCGCGATCATGTACTTCCTCGTGCTGCGGCCGCAGCAGAAGGCCGCGCGCGAGCGCGCCGACGTGCTGAAGAACATCCGCCGCGGCGACACGGTGGTGACGAGCGGCGGCATCATCGGCAAGGTCACCAAGGTCGTCGACGACAGCGAGCTCGAGGTCGAGATCGCGGCGAACGTGCGCGTCCGCGTCGCCCGCGCCATGGTGTCCGAGGTGCGCGCCAAGGGCGAGCCGGTGAAGGACGTCGCCAAGCCCGCCGCCTGAGAGACCGTCCGGCGCCAGCTCGCGTGGGTGCCGAAGTGACTGACCGACAGCCCGGAAACGATTGAACCAAGATGCTCCGCTTCTCGACCTGGAAGATCGTTTCCATCCTCGGCATGATCGTCGTGGCGCTTCTCCTCGTCGTGCCAAGCATGCTGAGCCCGACGACGCGCGACGCGCTCGACGCGCACATGCCCTCCTGGGCCAAGCCGCGCACGCTGACCCTCGGCCTCGACCTGCAGGGCGGCTCGCACGTGCTGCTCCAGGTCGACGGCACCGACGTCGTGAAGACCATGGTCGGCACCTTGCGCGACGACGTCCGCCGCATCCTACGCGAGGAGAAGGTCGCGACGACCGGCGGCATCGGCACCAAGCCGCGCGGCGTCGAGTTCCGCGTCTCCGACGCCGCCGACCGCGCCAAGGTGCTGCCGAAGCTTCAGGCGCTGGCCAATCCCACCGCCTCGGTGTTCGGCTCGACCGGCCAGGCCGCCTACGCCGTCGCGAGCAACGGCGACACGATCGACGTCGACATCACCGACGCCGGCGTCGCCGACAAGACGCGCCGCGCCGTCGAGCAGTCGATCGAGGTCATCCGCCGCCGCGTCGACGCGCTGGGCACCACCGAGCCGCTGATCGAGCGCGAGGGCAACGACCGCGTGCTCGTCGAGGTGCCGGGCCTGCAGGACCCCGAGAAGCTGAAGCAGATCCTCGGCACCACCGCCAAGCTGACCTTCCAGCTCGTCGCCGAGCCCGGCGCCAACCCCGGCGATGTCGAGATGCTGGACGACGCCGAGCATCCCGGCCAGAAGGTGGCCGTCGAGAAGCGCATCATGGTCGAGGGCGGCGACCTCACCGACGCGCAGCCCGGCTTCGACCAGCAGACGCAGCAGCCGATCGTCAACTTCAAGTTCAACATCCGCGGCGGCCAGCGCTTCGGCCAGGTGACGAGCGAGAACGTCGGACGCCCCTTCGCCATCGTGCTCGACGGCAAGGTGATCTCGGCGCCGCGCATCCTCGGCCCGATCATGGGCGGCTCCGGCCAGATCTCGGGCAACTTCACCGTCGAGCAGGCCAACAACCTGTCGATCCTGCTGCGCGCCGGCGCCTTGCCGGCCAAGCTCGTCATCGTCGAGGAGCGCACCGTCGGCCCCGGCCTCGGCCAGGATTCGATCAATGCCGGCGAGCGCGCGGCCTACGTCGGCGCGGCGCTGGTATTCGCCTACATGCTCGTCACCTACGGCACGTTCGGCATCTTCGCCAACATCGCGCTGGCGGTGCACATCTCGTTCATCTTCGCGGGCCTGGTGCTGCTCGGCGCGACGCTCACCCTGCCCGGCATCGCCGGCATCGTCTTGACGATCGGCATGGCGGTCGATTCCAACGTGCTGATCTACGAGCGCATCCGCGAGGAGAACCACGCCGGGCGCTCGATCATCCAGTCGCTCGACGCCGGCTTCAAGCGCGCCTTCGCGACCATCGTCGACTCCAACGTCACGATGTTCGTCGCCGCCGCGATCCTCTATTTCCTGGGTGCCGGACCGGTGCGCGGCTTCGCCGTGTCGATGGGCCTCGGCATTCTCACGT
This Beijerinckiaceae bacterium RH AL1 DNA region includes the following protein-coding sequences:
- a CDS encoding Sec translocon accessory complex subunit YajC (fragment) (ID:RHAL1_02640;~source:Prodigal:2.6), which codes for MPIVLIGAIMYFLVLRPQQKAARERADVLKNIRRGDTVVTSGGIIGKVTKVVDDSELEVEIAANVRVRVARAMVSEVRAKGEPVKDVAKPAA
- a CDS encoding hypothetical protein (ID:RHAL1_02639;~conserved protein of unknown function;~source:Prodigal:2.6), which translates into the protein MTSQPLPFNASEDALRRIADALEALVPKPAPAPDLDAADAFVWRPETSALVPVPKVSRVDLALLRGIDHVRDILVGNTERFARGHAANNVLLWGARGMGKSSLVKAAHAQVNADNAGGPPLKLIEIHREDIDTLPALMALIRETAYRFLVFCDDLSFDAEDTSYKSLKAVLEGGLEGRPANVLFYATSNRRHLMARDMVDNERATAINPGEAVEEKVSLSDRFGLWLGFHKSSQDEFLAMVFGYAEHFGLDVPKDKLQAEALEWAATRASRSGRTAWQFIQDLAGRLGKAV
- the secD gene encoding Protein translocase subunit SecD (ID:RHAL1_02641;~source:Prodigal:2.6), with the protein product MLRFSTWKIVSILGMIVVALLLVVPSMLSPTTRDALDAHMPSWAKPRTLTLGLDLQGGSHVLLQVDGTDVVKTMVGTLRDDVRRILREEKVATTGGIGTKPRGVEFRVSDAADRAKVLPKLQALANPTASVFGSTGQAAYAVASNGDTIDVDITDAGVADKTRRAVEQSIEVIRRRVDALGTTEPLIEREGNDRVLVEVPGLQDPEKLKQILGTTAKLTFQLVAEPGANPGDVEMLDDAEHPGQKVAVEKRIMVEGGDLTDAQPGFDQQTQQPIVNFKFNIRGGQRFGQVTSENVGRPFAIVLDGKVISAPRILGPIMGGSGQISGNFTVEQANNLSILLRAGALPAKLVIVEERTVGPGLGQDSINAGERAAYVGAALVFAYMLVTYGTFGIFANIALAVHISFIFAGLVLLGATLTLPGIAGIVLTIGMAVDSNVLIYERIREENHAGRSIIQSLDAGFKRAFATIVDSNVTMFVAAAILYFLGAGPVRGFAVSMGLGILTSIVTAVTMTRMMIALWYRYRRPTKLPI
- a CDS encoding Epimerase (ID:RHAL1_02638;~source:Prodigal:2.6); translation: MNETLVMGLGPVGRAVMEALVARGDRLRVAQRSQPKELPTGVGFTPCDVLDCEAVRRAIEGASQLVLAIGFPYDGKLWRTAWPAAMRNVVAAAEAAGTRVVFVDDMYMLGPQDAPLTEDMPLTDQGVKPAVRAEVTRIWQAAAAAGRLKLAALRCPDFYGPGVGLSHIGDAGFGRLAQGKPAFLIAPPDMPHDFAYVPDIARAVLSLLDAPDDVYGQAWNMPCAPTRTPREILALGAAALGVAPKVRALPLAVLPLLGLAVPMLREIAEMRFLFDRPYRVDARKFAARFWSDVTPFEVGAPAAARSFR
- a CDS encoding Transcriptional regulator, LysR family (ID:RHAL1_02637;~source:Prodigal:2.6) — protein: MAEPDWSLYRTFLAVLRDGSLSGAARRLGLAQPTVGRQLDALEADLGAPLFVRSQRGLVATELATSLAPHAEALEASAAALLRAAGAGSGAVEGTVRISASEVVAIEHLPPLLVALRSAHPKLVLEIVASDAADDLMRRDADVAVRMFPPTQGALVARKLAPIPLGLFAHRDYLARRGTPRSFADLADHDLIGFDHETPSLRAYAARLPEFSRVRFALRADSNMVQLQAIRAGFGIGACQVPLARRDPDLVRVLTDEFALDLGLWIVMHEDLRASPRCRAVFDALVAGLAGLGS